The nucleotide sequence CTCGCTTTGCCATCGGGGCTTTCTAGGCCTGGGCAGCAAGGAAAGCACGCACTTCACAAGCTTCGCCGCCGATTTCGAACCATTGCCCGGTCCCGAAAAGCTCTACCGCAAGCGTGCTCAGTCGCACGCCGTATCCCACTACGCTGGACGGCATGATCATGCCAGGAATGAAACATGATGAATGAAACAAGCACCAAACTGCTGATCGTCGACGATTTGCCTGAAAACTTGCGCGCGCTCAATGCGCTGATCCGTGAGAGCGACCGCAGCGTGTACCAGGCATCTTCGGGCGAAGAGGCGCTGGCCCTGCTGCTGGAACACGATTTCGCGCTGGCCATCCTCGATGTGCAAATGCCGGAAATGGATGGTTTCGAGCTGGCCCAATTGATGCGCGGCACGGAAAAGACGCGCCACATCCCCATCGTCTTCGTCACGGCGGCCGGCAAGGAAATGAATTTTGCCTTCCAGGGCTATGAAAGCGGCGCCGTCGACTTTCTGCACAAGCCGCTCGACATCAATGCCGTGCAAAGCAAGGTCAACGTCTTCGTGGCCCTGCACCAGCAGCGCAGCGAGACGCGGCGCCAGGTGCAGGCACTGGAGCACAGCCGACAGCAGCAGGAAGCGCTCTTGAAAGAATTGCGCGCCACCCAGGCCGAACTGCAGCGCTCGTTGCGCCTGCGCGACGAATTCATGTCCATGGTGGCGCACGAACTGCGCACGCCCCTGAACACCTTGTTCCTGGAAACGCAGATGCGCACCGTCAACCTGGAACGGGGCAACCTGGCCGCCTTCGAGCCGGAAAAACTGGGCAAGATGGTGGCGCGCGACGGGCGGCAAATCCGCAGCATGGTGCGCCTGATCGACGACATGCTTGACGTCTCGCGCATCACCAGCGGCAAGCTGTCGATCCGCCGCGAAGCCGTCGATCTGACCAGTCTGGTGCGCCGGGTGGCAGACGATCTGGGGCCGTATGCGGCCGCCACGGGCAGCGTGCTGGAAGTGCTGGCCTTCGAACCCATCCAGGGTTTCTGGGATGCGTTCCGCGTCGAGCAGATCGTTGTCAACCTGATCAGCAATGCCGTACGCTACGGCCAGGGCCAGCCCGTGGAAATCAGCCTCGCGCACACGCAGAACAGCGCCGTCATCGAAGTGCGCGACCATGGCATCGGCATCAATGCGCGCGACCAGGAACGCATCTTCGACGCCTTCGAGCGCGTCATGTACCAGGACCGCACGGGCGGCCTGGGCCTGGGCCTGTTCATCACCAAGCAGCTGGTCGATGCGCATGGCGGCGCCATCACCCTGCAAAGCCAGCCCGGCAATGGCGCCCTGTTCAGCGTCACCCTGCCGCTGGCCGGCAGCTGAGGCCGGCATGACCAGTACACCGCTCTCCCGCAGCCAGGCCGGCGCCAGCGGCGTCGCCTTCCTGCTGCAACTGGAACGCCGGCTGCGCCTGCTGAACGACACGGGCGAAATTCTCTCGCTGTCGGCGCAGTTGCTGGGACAGCGTCTGGGGGCCCAGCAAGTGGCCTGTTTCGATATCGACCAGACCTTGCAATGCCCCACCCTCCAGCATGCGTGGAGCGATGGCCTGGCGCCCGGCGCCGCCGGTGAATATTTCCTCGGCGATTATGCAGCCCGCCTGGCCGATACACTGGCCGCGGGCCAGGTGCTGGCTGTCAGCGATGTGGCCAGTGACCCGCGCACGGCAACGCCGGCCGCGCTGGCCACGTTTGCGCGCCTGGGCATCCGTGCCTTCCTGAACATTCCCATTGCCAAGGAGGGCCGGCTGGCGGCCCTGTTCGTCGTGCACAGCCGCGCCGCGCGACTGTGGCATGCCGACGAGATCGAACTGGCCGTGCAAGTGTCGGAACGGGTCTGGTCAACCATACTGCGGGCCCAGGCGGAATCACGCCTGCGCACGCTCAGTGCCAGCATGGAAATGCAGGTGGCCGAGCGCACGCGCGAATTTGGCCGTACCTGGAACGTCAGCCCCGATTTGCTGGGCGTGCTCAACCTGGACGGTTACTTTGAACACTCGAACCCCGCCTGGCAAGCCACCCTGGGCTGGTCGGTGGAGGAAATCCGCACGACGCGCTTCCTGGAACTGGTTCACCCGGACGACTTGACGCGCACCCATGCGGCCTGGGAGGCGGCCAACCAGGGCCAGCCGGCGCTACGCTTCGAAAACCGCTACCGCCACAAGCTGGGCGGCTGGCACTGGCTCTCGTGGGTCGCCGTGCCCGAGGGCGAGAAGGTGTATTGCAGCGCGCGCGACATCACCGTGGAAAAGAAGCTGGAAGCGGACCTGGCCGCGCGCAACAGCGAGCGCGAGCGGCTGTGGCGCAGCGCGCAAGACTTGATGGTGGCCATCGATGCCGAGGGCTGCTTTGCCGCCGTCAACCCGGCCTCGGCCGCCATCCTCGGTTGGCTGCCCGAGGAAATGCTGGGCCGCAGCCTGTTCGACTTCGTGCTGCCCGAGGATGCCGCCGCCACGCGCCTGGCGCTGGCGCAAGTGACGCAGGAAGCCATGCCCAGCTTTGAAAACCGCTACCGGCACCGCGAGGGCGGCCACCGCTGGCTTTCCTGGTCGGCCGCCCCCGAAGGCGACTTGATTTTTGCCACCGGGCGCGACGTCACGCTGGAAAAGCAGGCGGAAAGTACTTTGCGCAGCATGCAGGAATCATTGCGCCACAGCGAGATGGCCCTGCTGCAATCGCAAAAACTCGAAGCGCTGGGCAAGCTGACGGGTGGCGTGGCCCATGATTTCAACAACGTGCTGCAAATTATCTCCGGCAATCTGCAACTGCTGCAGATGACCCTGGAAGACGACCCGCTGGCCGCCAAGCGCATCGCCAGCGCCTCGGCCGCCGTGGAACGGGGCGCCAAGCTGTCGGCCCAGTTGCTGGCCTTTGCGCGGCGTCAACCATTAAAACCGCTGGTGACGGACCTGGCGCAACTGCTGCGCTCGACGGAAGAGCTGCTGCGGCGCGCCACCGGAGAAACCATCGAGACGCGTTTGCTGCTGGCCGACGATTGCTGGCGCGCCCTGGTCGACCCGCACCAGCTGGAAAACGTCATCCTCAACCTGGCCATCAACGCGCGCGACGCCATGGATGGCCAGGGCCAGCTGACCATCGAACTGAGCAACAGCGTGCTGGGCAGCGACTACGCAGCGCGCCATGCGGACGTGGCGCCTGGCGACTACGTGCAGCTGACCGTCTCGGACACGGGCTCGGGCATTCCCGCCGACTTGCTGGACAAGATTTTCGAACCATTCTTCACGACGAAGAAGGAAGGCGAAGGCACGGGCCTGGGCCTGTCCATGGCCTACGGTTTCCTGCGCCAGAGCGGCGGGCACCTGACGGTGGACAGCCTGCCCGGCCATGGCAGCACCTTCCGCATTTACCTGCCGCGCTCGCTCGAAGCGGAAACGGAATTGCCGCTGCAGCTGAGCGGCCCCGTGCTGGGCGGCAAGGAAACCATCCTCGTCGTGGAAGACGACGTGCAGGTGCAGACGACGGTGGTCGACATGCTGCGCGGCCTCGGCTATGTCGTGCTGCGCGCCAGCGATGGCGAAAGCGCGCTGGCCATCGTCGGCAGTGGCGTCCCCATCGATTTGCTGTTTACGGATGTGGTGATGCCAGGCAAGGTCGCCAGCACGGAACTGGCGCGCCAGGCCCGCTTGTTGCTGCCCCAGTTGGCCGTGCTGTTTACCTCGGGCTACACGCAGGACGCCATCATGCAGGGCGGCCGATTGGAACCGGGCGTCGAGCTGTTGAGCAAACCCTACCGGCGCGAAGACCTGGCACGGCGCATCCGCCACTTGCTGGCCAACGGCCGTCACGTAACGGCGCTGCACCAGTACCGCGCGCAGCTGGCGCCGCAGCAACCCGCGCCGCCTCTGCCGGGGGCGCAGCCGGGCAGGCGTCACATTCTGCTGGTGGAAGACAATGCGGACGCGCGCGCCATGACGAGCGAACTGCTGTCCATGCTGGGACACACGGTGCTGGCCGTGGGCACGGCCGAGGAAGCCTTGCCGCTGCTGGGCACGCCGGGACTGGAACTGCTGCTGACCGACATCAGCCTGCCGCACATGTCGGGCGTCGAGCTGGCCGAGCTGGTGGCACGCGAGCAGCCGCAGCTGGAGGTGGTGTTCTCCACCGGCCATGCGCCCGCCAATTCCGGCGTGCTGAACCCGGCCGCGCGCTTCCTCGTCAAGCCATTTACCCTCGATCAATTGCAGCAAGCCTTGCTGGCCCCCGGGACCCCGCCTGTTTAATAGACGTCCAGCCGGCGCGCCTTCAATGCGCCGGCCAGCTCTTCCAGGCCAAATGGCTTGCGCAGGAAGCGCGCGCTGGCGTCCTGCATCAGGCTGGCGCCCCAATCGTGCCCGGAAGCAAACACCACGTCCAGCTGTGGCCAGTGGGCGCGCGCATGGCGCGCCAGTTCCAGGCCGGACATGGTGGGCAAGCTGATGTCCGTCACCAGCACGTCCAGGCCCGGCATGGCCAGCAGGGGCAAGGCTTCCTCGGCGCTGGCCACGCCATGCACGGTATGCCCCAGCATATTGAGCATTTCCGTCGTCATGACACGCGCGTCGTCATTGTCTTCCACCAGCAGGATGCGCCGCCCGGACGGGTCGGGCGCGCCCACCAGGCGGCGGTCGGCCAGCAGGTGGCGGATGCGCCGGGCCAGGTCTTCGCGCTGGTAGGGTTTGCTCAACAGCTCCACGCCCGGGTCCAGCCGCCCGCCCTGCATGATGGCGTTGTGCGTATAACCCGAGGTAAACAACACGGCCAGGTCTGGCAGCAGCAGCCTGGCCTGCCGCGCCAGCTCCTTGCTGCTGACGGGCCCCGGCATGACCACGTCCGTAAACAGCAAGTCGATAGCCACGCCCGTGCCCAGCAGGGCCAGGGCCGAGGCGCCATCGTCCGCATGCAGCACGTCATAGCCCAGGCCGCGCAACATGTCGACTACCGTATGTTGAACAGGCGCATCGTCTTCCACCACGAGGATAGTCTCGCCGCCGCCCAGCACGGGGCCCGTCAGGCCCGGTGGCGGCTCGGCCAGCTTTTCCAGCGAACGGGGCAAATAAATCTTGAAAGTCGTGCCGGCGCCAGGCGCACTGTGCACCTTGATGTGGCCCGCGCTCTGATGGATGAAGCCGTAGGCCATGGAGAGGCCCAGGCCCGTACCCTCGCCTTCGCGCTTGGTGGTGAAGAACGGCTCGAAGATCTGGTCGATCACGTCGCGCTCCATGCCATGGCCCGTGTCGGTGATGGTCAGCAGCACGTATTGACCCGCCAGCACATCGGCATGCAGGCTGGCGTAGGCGGCATCGAGCGTGACATTGCTCAAGGTGAACGTCAGGCGCCCGCCCCCTTCCATCGCGTCGCGCGCGTTGATGGCCATGTTCAGCAACACGTTTTCCATCTGGTTCGGGTCGACCAGGGTATGCCACAAGCCCTCGCTGATAAAGGTTTCTTCGGTGACCGCCTCACCCAGCGCGCGGCGGATTAGCTCGTGCATGCGGCGCAGCAAGCGGCCCAGGTCCGTCACCAGCGGCTTCAACGGTTGACGCCGCGCAAAGGCCAGCAGTTGCGATGACAGCTTGGCGCCGCGCTCGACAGCGGAAGCGGCCGAATCAAGGCGACTGGCAGCCTGCGGATTGTCGGCCACCGTCAGTTTCAGCAACTGCAAATTGCCGGAAATGATTTGCAGCACGTTGTTGAAATCGTGGGCCACGCCGCCCGTCAACTTGCCGATCGATTCCAGCTTTTGCGCCTGCAATAAGGCCTGTTCGCTGCGCACCAGTGCCAGCCGCGCCTCTTTTTCATCGGTAACGTCGCGGCCGATGGC is from Janthinobacterium sp. 61 and encodes:
- a CDS encoding response regulator, coding for MTSTPLSRSQAGASGVAFLLQLERRLRLLNDTGEILSLSAQLLGQRLGAQQVACFDIDQTLQCPTLQHAWSDGLAPGAAGEYFLGDYAARLADTLAAGQVLAVSDVASDPRTATPAALATFARLGIRAFLNIPIAKEGRLAALFVVHSRAARLWHADEIELAVQVSERVWSTILRAQAESRLRTLSASMEMQVAERTREFGRTWNVSPDLLGVLNLDGYFEHSNPAWQATLGWSVEEIRTTRFLELVHPDDLTRTHAAWEAANQGQPALRFENRYRHKLGGWHWLSWVAVPEGEKVYCSARDITVEKKLEADLAARNSERERLWRSAQDLMVAIDAEGCFAAVNPASAAILGWLPEEMLGRSLFDFVLPEDAAATRLALAQVTQEAMPSFENRYRHREGGHRWLSWSAAPEGDLIFATGRDVTLEKQAESTLRSMQESLRHSEMALLQSQKLEALGKLTGGVAHDFNNVLQIISGNLQLLQMTLEDDPLAAKRIASASAAVERGAKLSAQLLAFARRQPLKPLVTDLAQLLRSTEELLRRATGETIETRLLLADDCWRALVDPHQLENVILNLAINARDAMDGQGQLTIELSNSVLGSDYAARHADVAPGDYVQLTVSDTGSGIPADLLDKIFEPFFTTKKEGEGTGLGLSMAYGFLRQSGGHLTVDSLPGHGSTFRIYLPRSLEAETELPLQLSGPVLGGKETILVVEDDVQVQTTVVDMLRGLGYVVLRASDGESALAIVGSGVPIDLLFTDVVMPGKVASTELARQARLLLPQLAVLFTSGYTQDAIMQGGRLEPGVELLSKPYRREDLARRIRHLLANGRHVTALHQYRAQLAPQQPAPPLPGAQPGRRHILLVEDNADARAMTSELLSMLGHTVLAVGTAEEALPLLGTPGLELLLTDISLPHMSGVELAELVAREQPQLEVVFSTGHAPANSGVLNPAARFLVKPFTLDQLQQALLAPGTPPV
- a CDS encoding hybrid sensor histidine kinase/response regulator, with amino-acid sequence MMNETSTKLLIVDDLPENLRALNALIRESDRSVYQASSGEEALALLLEHDFALAILDVQMPEMDGFELAQLMRGTEKTRHIPIVFVTAAGKEMNFAFQGYESGAVDFLHKPLDINAVQSKVNVFVALHQQRSETRRQVQALEHSRQQQEALLKELRATQAELQRSLRLRDEFMSMVAHELRTPLNTLFLETQMRTVNLERGNLAAFEPEKLGKMVARDGRQIRSMVRLIDDMLDVSRITSGKLSIRREAVDLTSLVRRVADDLGPYAAATGSVLEVLAFEPIQGFWDAFRVEQIVVNLISNAVRYGQGQPVEISLAHTQNSAVIEVRDHGIGINARDQERIFDAFERVMYQDRTGGLGLGLFITKQLVDAHGGAITLQSQPGNGALFSVTLPLAGS